The Brassica napus cultivar Da-Ae chromosome C7, Da-Ae, whole genome shotgun sequence genome has a segment encoding these proteins:
- the LOC106417299 gene encoding uncharacterized protein LOC106417299, with the protein MGWAVGDGRQINAWNDPWLSTSRLAKPMGPQPEHSSELKVADLLCSETQEWNMAKINQEFPFNAEAILSIKPSKLGAPDKLFWLHTKDGVYTTKTGYAAAVEFRDEQEEDKPLKHLNSNKGVWSLKTAPKVQLLLWKTLRGALPVGEALLHQHINIDPLCKRCGELESITHLLFKCDFADKVWEETPLVRRFDRRGLIDLEATWMGLIENPCLPPVGIVDGQLAPWIIWAIWTARNNLIFNNKICSPKDVITKAIVAAKEWLNAQNKEGSKAKIPRAQITVPSHSSIIQTDAAWNDATKNSGIGWIIKQTGETLSFQGSAKLVSSPLVAEALAMHEAVKKSKELGLQQVIFQSDSAQLIKALNSMVEPTELYGIVADIRISCLHFEFSTFCWIPREKNSEDDRLAKQALCIVSGGTTT; encoded by the coding sequence ATGGGCTGGGCAGTGGGTGACGGACGACAAATAAACGCttggaatgatccttggcttAGCACGTCAAGACTGGCCAAGCCCATGGGTCCACAACCAGAGCATAGCAGCGAACTTAAGGTGGCCGATCTCCTGTGTAGCGAAACCCAAGAGTGGAACATGGCGAAGATCAACCAAGAATTCCCGTTTAATGCAGAAGCCATTTTAAGCATAAAACCAAGCAAGCTCGGAGCTCCTGACAAACTCTTCTGGCTGCATACAAAGGATGGAGTCTACACAACAAAAACGGGATATGCGGCGGCTGTCGAGTTCAGGGATGAACAGGAGGAAGATAAACCTTTGAAACACCTGAACTCGAACAAAGGGGTATGGAGCCTGAAGACTGCTCCAAAAGTGCAACTGTTGCTCTGGAAAACTCTTCGTGGAGCCCTTCCGGTGGGAGAAGCGCTACTCCATCAACATATTAACATCGATCCTTTGTGCAAACGCTGTGGTGAACTTGAATCTATTACTCATCTCCTTTTTAAATGTGACTTTGCTGATAAAGTCTGGGAGGAAACTCCGTTGGTAAGGAGATTTGATAGGAGAGGATTAATAGATTTGGAAGCTACCTGGATGGGATTAATAGAGAACCCATGCTTACCACCTGTGGGCATTGTCGATGGGCAGCTAGCACCTTGGATCATTTGGGCAATCTGGACAGCTCGTAATAACCTGATCTTTAATAATAAGATCTGCTCTCCGAAAGATGTTATCACAAAGGCAATTGTAGCAGCAAAGGAATGGCTCAACGCCCAGAACAAGGAAGGAAGCAAGGCGAAGATCCCACGAGCACAGATAACTGTGCCATCACACAGCTCTATCATACAAACCGATGCAGCTTGGAATGATGCAACCAAGAATTCCGGGATAGGATGGATCATCAAGCAAACAGGGGAAACTCTGTCGTTTCAGGGATCAGCCAAACTCGTGAGCTCGCCCCTAGTGGCGGAAGCCTTGGCAATGCATGAGGCAGTGAAGAAGAGTAAGGAACTGGGGCTCCAGCAAGTCATATTCCAATCGGACTCAGCTCAACTTATAAAGGCGTTGAACTCAATGGTGGAACCGACGGAACTTTATGGAATTGTGGCTGATATTAGAATTTCTTGTCTTCATTTCGAATTCTCTACCTTTTGTTGGATTCCTAGGGAAAAAAACTCTGAGGATGATCGCTTGGCGAAGCAGGCCCTATGCATTGTATCTGGTGGCACGACCACATGA
- the LOC125590260 gene encoding uncharacterized protein LOC125590260, whose protein sequence is MASSYFEKPQEEDDTFEDHIEDEPYVFVEPPPFDIRILTPDQRDELHRLQRMKENRDKTKRNLAQLIRIHLIRDRAEFEEREVTQYELDAACALNEVMYWAPPLQLEGIEISTLKLQLEEICLPCGENNISGLNSLVLMNECLDLICETKKLDELRIEKLVRDHIEVCFDKSYLCASFDLESEFFILDEPRPLLELPDLGDELDVDKLLLEIENPHAENYHENVNIVYYLIDGDRVDYFVKTSFEHVVDFVFPPNAFDSHDHLNLKEHFITHVISLVKLFEEKFVYFLWTVVCSFAYLVPCSWRRRTKGALAQPFDTYD, encoded by the coding sequence ATGGCTTCAAGCTACTTTGAGAAGCCACAAGAAGAGGATGACACATTTGAAGATCACATTGAAGATGAGCCCTATGTGTTTGTGGAGCCACCACCCTTTGATATACGCATACTCACACCAGACCAAAGGGATGAGTTGCATCGGCTTCAGAGAATGAAAGAGAATCGGGACAAGACAAAGAGAAACCTAGCACAACTTATCCGGATACACCTCATTAGGGACCGAGCAGAGTTTGAAGAAAGGGAGGTTACCCAGTATGAGTTAGATGCTGCTTGTGCCCTTAATGAGGTAATGTATTGGGCTCCACCACTCCAACTGGAAGGTATAGAAATTTCCACTTTAAAACTTCAACTCGAGGAAATATGCTTGCCTTGTGGTGAGAATAATATCTCTGGTCTTAATTCTCTTGTGCTCATGAATGAATGTCTTGATCTGATATGTGAAACTAAGAAACTAGATGAGTTGAGAATAGAAAAGCTTGTTAGAGATCATATTGAAGTTTGTTTTGACAAGAGCTATCTATGTGCTTCATTTGATCTTGAATCTGAGTTTTTCATTCTTGATGAACctagacctcttcttgaacTTCCTGATTTAGGGGATGAACTTGATGTGGATAAGCTCTTGCTTGAGATAGAAAACCCCCATGCTGAAAACTATCATGAGAATGTGAACATTGTGTATTATTTGATtgatggagatagagttgaCTACTTTGTTAAAACCTCATTTGAACATGTAGTTGATTTTGTGTTTCCACCTAATGCTTTTGATTCTCATGATCATCTGAACCTCAAGGAGCATTTCATAACTCATGTCATATCTTTAGTGAAGCTCTTTGAGGAAAAATTTGTCTATTTTCTATGGACAGTAGTGTGCTCCTTTGCATACTTGGTTCCTTGTTCTTGGAGGAGAAGGACCAAAGGTGCATTGGCTCAGCCTTTTGATACTTATGATTAG
- the LOC106418687 gene encoding VIN3-like protein 1: MDTKSKISQSRKNHNKSSKKHDANKKHQQQEDDVGITNSWICKNASCRANVPKDDSFCKRCSCCVCHSFDENKDPSLWLVCESEKPNDVEFCGLSCHVECAFREDKVGVTSIGNLMKLDGCFCCYSCGKVSEILGCWKKQLVAAKDARRRDVLCYRIEMSYRLLDGTCRFSELHEVVKAAKSMLEDEVGPLDGPSARTDRGIVSRLPVASDVQELCTSAIKMAEDWSANVARDSIPAACRFHFEDVASTRVTLRLIELPSAEECGVTGYRLWCFKKGETPEDDQFLDLSRAERRILLADLDPCKEYMFRVVSYTEAGCLGHSNARCVTKSVEILRDNSVEGRTKRRINVLGNDQASDREEKSSISSGFQIGQLGKYVELAEAQEDGLLDAFYDVDTDKSSEPEEEVPPRRPLGFDLNVVSVPDLNEEFTQPDSSGGEDNGVPLDSLAEADVGNGNGNYNDDDDTVSNGTQKNNNCLVRSDGSGDDPEFDFLMTRKRKADSNSHGSENNECDSSPIDDTIEKCMKVVRWLECEGHIEKTFRIRFLTWFGLSSTAQEQSVVSTFVQTLEDDPSSLAEQLLHVFSDVISNKRPNNGSGSSSKLFY; this comes from the exons atggatacgAAATCGAAGATCTCGCAGTCCCGCAAGAACCATAACAAGTCAAGCAAGAAGCACGACGCCAACAAGAAACATCAACAACAAGAGGACGATGTCGGAATCACGAACTCGTGGATCTGCAAGAACGCGTCTTGCAGAGCCAACGTGCCGAAAGACGATTCCTTTTGCAAGAGATGCTCTTGTTGCGTGTGCCATTCTTTCGACGAGAACAAAGATCCAAGCCTCTGGTTGGTTTGCGAGTCCGAGAAACCAAACGACGTCGAGTTCTGTGGCTTGTCGTGCCATGTCGAGTGTGCGTTTCGTGAAGACAAGGTTGGGGTTACGAGTATTGGTAACCtgatgaagcttgatgggtgTTTCTGTTGCTACTCTTGCGGAAAAGTCTCTGAGATTCTTGG ATGTTGGAAGAAGCAGCTTGTGGCGGCAAAGGATGCGCGAAGGAGAGATGTTCTGTGTTACAGGATAGAGATGAGTTACAGGCTTCTCGATGGGACTTGTCGGTTTTCTGAGTTACATGAGGTTGTTAAAGCTGCTAAGTCTATGCTGGAAGATGAAGTCGGTCCTCTTGATGGGCCTTCTGCGAGAACTGACCGTGGCATTGTTAGTCGGCTTCCTGTTGCGAGCGACGTGCAAGAGCTCTGCACTTCTGCTATCAAAATGGCTGAGGATTGGTCAGCCAACGTAGCTAGAG attCGATTCCTGCTGCATGCAGGTTTCATTTTGAAGATGTTGCGTCTACACGAGTGACTCTTCGTCTGATTGAGCTTCCTAGTGCTGAAGAATGTGGAGTAACGGGTTATAGGTTATGGTGTTTCAAGAAAGGAGAGACGCCTGAGGATGACCAGTTTCTTGATTTGAGTAGAGCAGAGAGGAGGATATTATTAGCTGACCTTGACCCGTGCAAGGAGTACATGTTCCGTGTTGTATCTTACACAGAAGCTGGTTGTTTAGGTCATTCTAACGCTAGATGTGTTACAAAGAGCGTTGAGATATTGCGTGATAACTCTGTAGAGGGTAGGACGAAGAGGAGGATTAACGTATTAGGAAATGATCAGGCTTCAGATCGAGAGGAGAAAAGCAGCATTTCCTCGGGATTCCAAATCGGGCAACTTGGGAAGTATGTGGAATTGGCTGAAGCTCAGGAGGATGGCCTGCTTGACGCGTTTTACGATGTAGATACTGATAAAAGCAGTGAGCCAGAGGAAGAAGTGCCACCTCGACGACCACTTGGGTTTGACCTTAATGTAGTTTCAGTACCAGACTTGAATGAGGAGTTCACTCAACCTGATTCTTCTGGTGGTGAAGACAATGGAGTGCCATTAGATTCACTAGCTGAGGCTGATGTTGGTAACGGTAATGGTAattataatgatgatgatgatactgTGTCTAACGGTACACAGAAGAACAACAATTGCTTGGTGAGATCAGATGGAAGCGGTGATGATCCCGAGTTTGATTTCCTCATGACCAGGAAGAGGAAAGCAGATTCAAACAGTCACGGATCAGAGAACAACGAGTGTGACAGTTCACCGATTGATGACACTATTGAGAAATGCATGAAGGTGGTTAGGTGGCTGGAGTGCGAAGGCCACATCGAGAAAACATTTAGGATCAGGTTCTTGACATGGTTCGGCTTGAGCTCGACTGCTCAAGAGCAATCTGTTGTGAGCACGTTTGTGCAGACTCTAGAAGATGATCCAAGCAGCCTTGCTGAGCAGCTTCTTCATGTATTCTCTGATGTTATCTCCAACAAAAGGCCAAACAACGGATCTGGAAGCAGTAGCAAGCTCTTTTACTAA